In Virgibacillus sp. NKC19-16, a single genomic region encodes these proteins:
- a CDS encoding NAD(P)/FAD-dependent oxidoreductase, whose product MDNVFDVIVVGSGVVGSSIAYHLSESKKHEILLIDKGFPLSGTSGSTQAWVWVHSKVPSWYGELSMYSAELYPFLEKKIGDVEYKRTGGIAPFFNEAERESALRLAEQQAEVGIEIDVLSRDDVLEKEPNLSPNVAGATFSKIDGNVNPFRLVELYVKAARKNGVQCSFYNQVNDIEKYGDIFHLKTSKGSFRAKKVVLAGGAWSKELGKMFGVDIPVRQVRGQILVTEPLQPFLQYTIGGVRQADNGEVLIGYSKEEVGYDRRSTLDVIQQTARMAIDFVPALSKANVVRCFSGIRVMPEDGLPIIGEIPKMEGAYVTAMHSGITLSPLVGTLMTELLTEGETSIDLSRYSLERFEEVQRR is encoded by the coding sequence ATGGATAACGTATTTGATGTCATTGTAGTTGGTAGCGGAGTAGTTGGAAGCAGTATTGCCTACCATCTTTCAGAGAGTAAAAAACATGAAATTCTTCTTATAGATAAAGGCTTTCCTTTATCCGGAACATCAGGTTCCACACAGGCTTGGGTTTGGGTCCATAGTAAGGTTCCTTCCTGGTATGGAGAATTGAGCATGTACAGTGCAGAGCTATATCCCTTTCTTGAGAAGAAAATCGGGGATGTGGAATATAAGAGAACAGGTGGGATCGCTCCTTTTTTCAACGAAGCAGAAAGAGAATCTGCATTGAGACTAGCCGAGCAACAGGCGGAAGTCGGGATTGAAATTGATGTATTAAGTCGGGACGATGTGCTGGAGAAAGAGCCAAACCTCTCACCGAATGTAGCTGGAGCAACTTTCAGCAAAATAGATGGGAATGTAAATCCATTCAGACTTGTTGAATTGTATGTGAAAGCTGCTAGGAAAAATGGCGTGCAGTGTTCTTTCTACAATCAGGTTAATGATATTGAAAAATATGGTGATATTTTCCACTTGAAAACATCGAAAGGAAGCTTTCGAGCTAAAAAAGTAGTTCTCGCAGGAGGAGCATGGTCAAAGGAACTGGGAAAAATGTTCGGTGTAGATATCCCGGTTAGGCAGGTTCGAGGACAAATTCTCGTAACAGAACCTCTCCAACCGTTTCTTCAATATACCATTGGCGGAGTTCGCCAGGCAGATAATGGGGAAGTCTTAATCGGCTATTCCAAAGAGGAGGTGGGCTATGACAGAAGATCCACTTTGGATGTGATTCAGCAAACGGCGAGAATGGCAATTGATTTTGTTCCAGCGCTTTCCAAGGCAAATGTTGTCCGTTGTTTTTCAGGTATTCGGGTGATGCCTGAGGATGGACTCCCAATTATTGGCGAAATCCCCAAGATGGAAGGTGCCTATGTAACAGCAATGCATAGTGGTATTACGTTATCACCGCTAGTCGGAACGTTGATGACGGAATTATTGACAGAAGGGGAAACTTCCATTGATCTTTCACGTTACAGTTTGGAAAGATTTGAAGAAGTGCAGCGTAGATAA
- a CDS encoding (2Fe-2S)-binding protein, with protein sequence MDKSTIVCRCEEINIDEIETAIKSGAESFDDIKRLTRCGMGPCQSKICLHPVREIISKYTEKPLEKIRPSRMRMPLKLTRMNALADDSGGGSVASVFGESVEDGDSHNG encoded by the coding sequence ATGGATAAATCGACGATCGTCTGTCGTTGTGAAGAAATCAATATCGATGAAATAGAGACGGCTATTAAAAGCGGAGCGGAATCATTTGACGATATCAAACGTCTCACCAGATGCGGGATGGGACCTTGCCAATCAAAAATATGCCTCCATCCTGTGAGAGAAATTATCTCCAAGTATACTGAAAAGCCCTTGGAGAAAATACGACCATCTAGGATGCGAATGCCTTTAAAACTGACGAGAATGAATGCGCTTGCGGATGATAGTGGAGGCGGCAGTGTCGCATCGGTATTTGGTGAGTCAGTAGAAGATGGTGATTCACATAATGGATAA
- a CDS encoding (2Fe-2S)-binding protein — MQISEHPALDKKFNKEVTFYFNSQQLKAKKGQTVAAALMANSIRKLGVSRKLFKARGLYCANGRCTSCFMTINGLDHVLSCNTLVEEGMEVYSNDSDPDVRGESNGN; from the coding sequence ATGCAAATAAGCGAACATCCGGCACTGGATAAAAAGTTTAATAAAGAAGTTACTTTTTATTTTAATAGCCAACAATTGAAAGCGAAAAAAGGGCAAACTGTCGCAGCTGCTCTGATGGCAAACAGCATCCGCAAACTGGGAGTAAGCAGAAAATTGTTTAAAGCAAGAGGACTGTATTGTGCCAATGGGAGATGTACCAGTTGCTTCATGACGATAAACGGGCTCGATCATGTACTTAGCTGCAATACCCTGGTAGAAGAAGGGATGGAAGTGTATTCCAATGATAGCGATCCGGATGTGAGAGGTGAAAGCAATGGAAACTGA
- a CDS encoding family 16 glycoside hydrolase: MNNVLKKMSSIFVAVLITMSLSQFAASADTSDDDLPPQEPGVTLQVYDMARDLSQLCTLRSGQTPNVDRLAPTIDFSTEDDFGLSDQFIAHALANLTVPEDGNYEFRLTSDDGSRLVIDGSTVIDHDGLHEATSMTETVDLTEGVHDLKVEYFDNTNDNILLLEWRPPGADNFTVVPTEVLSTEADVVRVTAPGTKYCEDQDDEAGDGMRLDSVYPGYTLTDLRPDGFEPAVSAMDWMDDGDLVVVTSGSVSPGGWVDDFEYGEVFVLEGATKATGPDDVTVTRVATDLFNPMGVAVIDDSIFVSERDGLTELTDPDEDGFFDTHEQVATWPFGENFHEFAFGLEYNDDYFYVNLSVAINNGGATTDPQPAENRGTTIKVDRNTGEVSYVAGGLRTPNGITQLPGGEMFAMDNQGDWLPASKLVHVKQDRFFNHFTNPAGPFDDQPVTDPALWIPQNEIGNSPSTPVLLEEGPYAGQLVFGDVTYGGLQRGFLEEVDEEFQGAVFRHSAGLEAGVNHTTVGPDGALYVGGIGEAGNWSEPGKLRYGLQKLTPNGTDVFDMVEMRATEDGFEITYTKPLSEETVNKITEDPNEAFVMDHWKYVPRPTYGGPKVDERTLFVSGAEVSDDATRVTLTVDGLEEGRVVHLRSPRSFTDTEGQELWNTEAWYTLNAIPGYESLADQGFYEAEEATLRGSANVDWEHNGYSGWGFVDSLGSVGASVRFEVHADQAGTHPVHLRYANGPDPFDGTKTVSVLVNGTELEPWALESTGDWQTWATVMREMQLEEGTNTITLRYDEEDDGNINLDALQVGDKPDACDHQEYEEGYTALFDGSLESLSEWRMAGDGSFGRQSDCTLRTTGGMGLLWHSGHELDNYSLKLDWKLIKDDNGGVFVGFPDPGDDPWVAVDQGYEIQIDESDLPDRTTGSIYTFQGADAEAMERALEPLGSWNSYEIRVQGQNIQVYLNDVLVNDFTSTEPDRDLTQGFIGLQNHGDGESVFYRDVRVKELPDSGQEYEDANALNDIVNQYKESGDITNDEVARLLNTHLTSVSQYEETDQADKVVKHLNGFLDLIEYQNQEGTLTDQAYQELVAGTEYLIAKWQ; encoded by the coding sequence ATGAATAATGTTCTAAAGAAAATGAGTTCCATTTTTGTTGCTGTTCTGATTACAATGTCGCTGAGCCAATTTGCGGCATCAGCAGACACATCTGATGACGACCTCCCGCCCCAAGAGCCCGGCGTCACCCTCCAGGTGTACGACATGGCGCGGGACCTGTCCCAGCTGTGCACGCTGCGATCGGGCCAGACGCCGAACGTTGACCGCTTGGCCCCCACCATTGATTTCTCGACTGAAGATGACTTTGGTCTGAGCGATCAGTTCATCGCACATGCCCTGGCCAACCTGACCGTCCCAGAAGACGGCAACTACGAGTTTAGGCTCACGAGTGATGACGGGTCTCGCCTGGTGATCGACGGTTCAACGGTGATCGACCACGACGGCCTGCATGAAGCCACCTCTATGACGGAGACAGTTGATCTGACGGAAGGTGTGCATGACCTGAAGGTCGAGTACTTCGACAACACCAACGACAACATCCTGCTCCTCGAGTGGCGCCCACCGGGTGCCGATAACTTCACCGTTGTCCCCACCGAGGTCCTGAGTACCGAGGCCGATGTGGTTCGTGTGACCGCACCGGGAACGAAGTACTGTGAGGACCAAGACGACGAAGCTGGTGACGGGATGCGACTAGACTCGGTTTATCCGGGGTACACGCTCACCGACCTGCGGCCCGATGGGTTTGAGCCGGCGGTGTCGGCAATGGACTGGATGGATGACGGGGATTTAGTCGTGGTAACGTCTGGCTCAGTTAGCCCAGGTGGCTGGGTGGACGATTTCGAGTACGGCGAGGTGTTCGTCCTGGAGGGGGCCACCAAGGCGACAGGTCCCGATGATGTCACGGTCACCCGCGTGGCTACAGACCTATTCAACCCAATGGGTGTCGCGGTGATTGACGACTCGATCTTCGTCTCGGAGCGTGATGGGCTCACTGAGCTCACTGACCCGGACGAAGACGGGTTCTTCGACACTCACGAGCAGGTCGCCACATGGCCGTTCGGCGAGAACTTCCACGAGTTCGCGTTTGGGTTGGAGTACAATGATGACTACTTTTATGTGAATCTGTCGGTAGCAATCAACAACGGTGGCGCTACCACCGACCCGCAGCCTGCGGAGAACCGGGGAACCACGATCAAGGTCGACCGGAACACAGGTGAGGTGTCGTATGTGGCCGGCGGTCTGCGTACGCCGAATGGGATAACGCAGTTACCAGGCGGAGAAATGTTCGCCATGGATAATCAAGGTGACTGGCTGCCTGCCTCGAAGCTGGTGCACGTGAAGCAAGATCGGTTCTTCAACCACTTCACCAACCCTGCGGGACCATTTGACGACCAGCCGGTCACTGACCCGGCCCTATGGATACCGCAGAACGAGATAGGCAACTCCCCCTCAACCCCAGTGCTGCTGGAGGAGGGCCCCTACGCTGGGCAGCTGGTGTTCGGAGATGTGACGTATGGCGGCCTGCAACGCGGATTCCTTGAGGAAGTGGACGAAGAGTTCCAGGGCGCAGTTTTCCGGCACTCAGCAGGACTAGAGGCGGGTGTAAACCATACAACAGTGGGACCAGACGGGGCGCTATACGTTGGCGGGATCGGCGAGGCTGGCAACTGGTCGGAACCAGGCAAGCTACGGTACGGCCTGCAGAAGCTGACCCCGAACGGCACGGACGTGTTCGACATGGTTGAGATGCGGGCTACAGAGGACGGGTTCGAGATCACCTACACCAAGCCTCTCTCGGAAGAGACAGTCAATAAGATCACCGAGGACCCGAATGAGGCGTTTGTCATGGACCACTGGAAGTACGTGCCACGTCCAACGTATGGGGGGCCGAAGGTGGATGAACGCACCCTGTTTGTCTCAGGCGCCGAGGTTTCCGATGATGCCACCCGGGTCACCCTGACCGTTGACGGTCTGGAGGAAGGTCGCGTGGTACATTTGCGCAGCCCACGATCCTTCACCGACACCGAGGGGCAGGAGTTATGGAACACCGAAGCCTGGTACACGCTTAATGCAATCCCGGGGTACGAGTCTCTGGCCGACCAAGGATTCTACGAGGCTGAGGAAGCAACACTGCGCGGCAGCGCAAACGTCGACTGGGAACATAACGGTTACTCGGGCTGGGGCTTCGTGGACAGCCTCGGGTCGGTAGGGGCCTCGGTGAGGTTCGAGGTGCATGCGGACCAGGCCGGGACACACCCGGTACATCTGCGATACGCGAACGGCCCCGACCCCTTCGATGGAACCAAGACGGTGTCGGTGTTGGTCAACGGTACCGAGCTAGAGCCATGGGCCCTAGAGTCGACGGGTGACTGGCAGACCTGGGCGACCGTGATGCGAGAAATGCAACTGGAGGAAGGGACGAACACGATCACCCTGCGTTACGATGAGGAAGACGACGGGAACATCAACCTGGACGCGCTGCAGGTTGGCGACAAGCCGGACGCGTGTGACCACCAGGAATATGAAGAGGGCTACACCGCTCTGTTTGACGGCTCCCTTGAATCGCTGTCGGAGTGGAGGATGGCAGGGGACGGGTCGTTCGGCCGCCAGTCCGACTGCACCCTGCGTACCACTGGCGGCATGGGGCTTCTGTGGCACTCAGGGCACGAGCTGGATAACTACAGCCTCAAGCTCGACTGGAAGCTCATCAAGGACGACAACGGCGGCGTGTTCGTCGGTTTCCCAGACCCAGGTGATGATCCGTGGGTCGCAGTGGACCAGGGGTATGAGATCCAGATAGACGAATCCGACCTTCCCGACCGTACTACCGGATCGATCTACACCTTCCAAGGTGCTGACGCGGAGGCTATGGAGCGAGCATTGGAACCCCTCGGGTCCTGGAACTCCTACGAGATTCGAGTGCAGGGGCAAAACATCCAGGTTTACCTTAATGACGTGCTGGTTAACGACTTCACTAGCACTGAACCCGATCGCGATCTCACCCAAGGTTTCATCGGACTTCAGAACCATGGGGACGGGGAGTCAGTCTTCTACCGTGACGTGAGGGTCAAGGAGCTACCTGATTCAGGACAAGAATATGAAGATGCGAATGCATTAAATGACATCGTTAACCAATACAAAGAATCTGGTGACATTACGAATGACGAAGTGGCTCGTTTATTAAATACGCATTTGACATCTGTAAGTCAATATGAAGAAACTGATCAAGCTGATAAAGTGGTTAAACACTTAAATGGCTTCCTTGACTTGATAGAATACCAAAACCAAGAAGGAACCCTAACTGATCAGGCTTATCAAGAATTAGTAGCAGGAACTGAATATTTAATAGCAAAATGGCAGTAA
- a CDS encoding NAD(P)/FAD-dependent oxidoreductase — protein sequence METDLLIVGAGPAGMNAAITADKAGARVILVDESFSLGGQLRQQSQRFTRLPRNVEKDRGTALGDDLIKQLEASKVKVLKKHTMIGSYLNENIGVTDGEKTFEIQSHKNIIAPGAAEEAKVFPGWTMPGVMTAGAAQILINRERVLPGKHAIMIGSDDFSLEVTRQLQACGVTIKAIVEEKEHILSSNSERRRDVKDVPVYLNSLIESVTGKGEVEQVVIRTPDWLQEVDADLICVSNGFTPIIEPFEILNCNLVYHKELGGWLPEYNANFQTSNPSCYIAGNAAGITSIGPILLTGEIAAVGALEELGFIEQKEAEVQKKKLWKQFSELEREANEKTFQARSELMERFYGKVEMGLPEDFSMVKGGLHNG from the coding sequence ATGGAAACTGATTTATTAATTGTAGGCGCCGGTCCTGCAGGGATGAATGCGGCAATAACTGCTGACAAGGCAGGAGCCAGGGTGATATTGGTTGATGAGTCTTTTTCATTGGGTGGTCAGTTAAGGCAACAGTCACAGCGTTTTACCCGACTGCCGAGAAACGTTGAAAAAGATCGCGGTACTGCTTTAGGTGATGATCTAATTAAACAATTGGAAGCATCAAAGGTAAAGGTCCTGAAAAAACATACGATGATTGGCTCTTACTTGAATGAGAATATTGGTGTCACCGATGGAGAAAAGACGTTTGAAATCCAATCACACAAAAATATTATTGCTCCCGGAGCTGCAGAGGAAGCAAAAGTATTTCCAGGCTGGACAATGCCTGGGGTGATGACAGCAGGGGCGGCTCAAATACTAATTAATAGAGAAAGAGTACTTCCTGGTAAACATGCAATTATGATTGGCTCGGATGATTTTTCTCTCGAAGTGACAAGACAGCTTCAAGCATGTGGGGTAACAATAAAGGCTATTGTGGAAGAAAAAGAGCATATCCTCAGTTCAAATAGTGAACGGAGGAGGGATGTGAAAGATGTACCTGTTTATTTGAATAGCCTGATTGAATCAGTAACCGGTAAGGGAGAAGTGGAACAGGTTGTAATTAGGACTCCGGACTGGTTACAGGAAGTTGATGCTGATCTCATTTGTGTTTCAAATGGATTCACGCCAATCATTGAACCTTTTGAAATTCTGAATTGTAATCTTGTTTATCATAAAGAGCTTGGCGGGTGGTTGCCGGAATATAATGCAAATTTCCAAACAAGTAACCCTTCCTGTTATATTGCGGGAAATGCTGCAGGAATTACTTCCATCGGACCAATTCTTTTAACTGGGGAAATTGCTGCAGTTGGCGCTTTGGAAGAACTCGGATTCATTGAACAAAAGGAAGCTGAGGTCCAGAAGAAAAAGTTATGGAAACAATTCTCTGAGCTGGAGAGGGAAGCAAATGAAAAGACGTTCCAGGCACGGTCCGAATTAATGGAACGTTTTTATGGAAAGGTCGAAATGGGTTTACCTGAGGATTTCAGCATGGTTAAAGGAGGGCTGCATAATGGATAA
- the solA gene encoding N-methyl-L-tryptophan oxidase, which translates to MDAEVGIIGVGTMGSMAAWQLAKKGVSVLGFEQFGIGNDRTAAGGESRLFRTAYMEGPEYVPLLQDAKELWRQLEKESGNSLLTLNGGLMIGEAESPAIKTILKSISDFDLDHEILEGDQARNRYPQFKLYDDDLAVLDKDAGFIRPELAVVSASLLAMKQGAEIKRYTKVESITPESDGVSITADGKNYKVGKVLISTGAWTSKLMPELKEQLIPRRLLLTWFAPKDLTNTGVDKLPIFARMRGNFRLTGAPTLDGSMVKASYTKDPLAIEDPAELYRDVYPEELERISESVDALLPALLPDPVRANAYMDAYTPDGHALLGELPGWKNVIVGSGFSGHGFKLSPVIGKIISELLIDGKTGSNISHLDPGRILREVE; encoded by the coding sequence ATGGACGCGGAGGTTGGAATCATTGGAGTCGGTACCATGGGTAGCATGGCGGCATGGCAACTTGCTAAAAAAGGCGTGTCAGTGTTAGGATTTGAACAATTTGGGATCGGTAATGATCGTACGGCAGCAGGGGGAGAATCCCGTCTTTTCCGAACTGCTTACATGGAAGGTCCAGAGTATGTGCCTCTCCTCCAGGATGCAAAAGAATTATGGAGACAATTGGAGAAAGAAAGCGGAAATTCACTCTTAACTTTAAATGGCGGCCTAATGATCGGAGAAGCAGAATCTCCTGCAATAAAAACAATTTTAAAAAGTATTTCCGACTTTGACCTAGATCACGAGATCCTGGAAGGAGATCAGGCCAGAAATCGATATCCACAGTTTAAATTGTATGATGACGATCTGGCAGTCCTTGATAAAGACGCGGGATTTATCCGTCCGGAGCTGGCGGTAGTATCCGCATCCCTTTTGGCAATGAAACAAGGTGCTGAAATTAAAAGGTATACGAAGGTAGAGAGTATTACTCCTGAAAGTGATGGGGTGAGTATTACTGCCGATGGGAAAAACTATAAAGTCGGAAAAGTGCTGATTTCTACTGGTGCATGGACATCGAAGCTGATGCCGGAATTAAAAGAACAATTAATTCCAAGAAGGTTGTTATTAACCTGGTTTGCACCAAAGGATCTTACCAATACAGGAGTAGATAAGCTGCCTATCTTTGCCAGAATGCGTGGAAATTTTAGGCTTACAGGAGCTCCTACGCTGGATGGGTCAATGGTGAAGGCTTCTTATACAAAGGATCCGTTGGCTATAGAAGACCCTGCAGAATTGTATAGGGATGTTTACCCGGAAGAGCTGGAAAGAATAAGTGAATCCGTGGATGCTTTGTTGCCCGCTCTATTACCTGATCCTGTAAGGGCAAATGCTTATATGGATGCGTATACTCCCGATGGTCATGCATTACTGGGTGAATTGCCAGGCTGGAAAAATGTAATTGTAGGGAGTGGTTTCTCCGGGCATGGATTTAAGCTCTCACCTGTAATAGGAAAAATTATTTCCGAATTATTGATTGATGGGAAAACTGGAAGTAATATCAGTCATCTGGATCCAGGCAGGATATTGCGGGAAGTGGAGTAA
- a CDS encoding sodium:solute symporter family protein: protein MDPTMAIVLSSIGVLGIGVAISFFVGRRQKGIENWNVGGRSLPMYVVAGSQFATGMGGGVLVAHIGIGYDGGLSAITYNLLYSFGIILLVMLAGWLKKQNFSTLPDIFRKLYGEHKIMMSAVTVLAIVVPFGWLCTQLVAFGNLFTEITGLSFTLLVIIFAAISLLFVLPGGLSSVAWTDFVFGCFMLILAVASGFYMLNMAGGWSNIVSNVPENFVAFPEGMGAIGTTTVVLWIFAIFPGALTNQMSYQRIYAAKDAKTAKQGFIIAAIAGVFSGVWASFMGISILSQNAGLENSELAAGWFLTQIPTWFLAIYSAFIIATIMSTVSSAVQSVVVNITNDIYKSYINPEVKDRDLVKASRGLSVLIVILAIVLSLYYPQALGWLQATYAYSAAGLLVPIFLGIALRRTNFLSKKGAMGGIFLGVIGAAVAQIIDTAIPYAVYGVVASLVGFILVSFIFKNKSNMEKKVAGL from the coding sequence ATGGACCCCACAATGGCGATAGTGTTAAGCTCAATCGGTGTTTTAGGTATTGGAGTAGCAATTTCTTTTTTTGTTGGAAGAAGGCAGAAAGGCATTGAAAACTGGAATGTGGGTGGCAGGTCTCTGCCGATGTATGTTGTTGCAGGGAGCCAATTTGCTACCGGTATGGGAGGAGGGGTGCTTGTTGCCCACATCGGTATAGGGTATGACGGAGGTTTATCAGCCATTACGTATAACCTGCTTTACTCTTTTGGTATTATTCTACTCGTAATGCTTGCCGGCTGGCTAAAGAAGCAAAATTTTTCCACGTTACCTGATATTTTTAGGAAGTTATATGGGGAACACAAAATAATGATGAGCGCCGTTACTGTATTGGCTATCGTGGTTCCTTTTGGGTGGCTGTGTACTCAGTTGGTGGCGTTTGGAAATCTATTTACAGAAATAACCGGTCTTTCTTTCACCCTTCTTGTTATTATTTTTGCTGCAATAAGTTTATTGTTTGTTTTACCAGGAGGGTTATCTTCCGTAGCATGGACCGATTTTGTTTTCGGCTGTTTTATGTTGATTCTTGCGGTTGCAAGCGGATTTTACATGTTAAATATGGCAGGTGGCTGGTCGAACATTGTGTCAAATGTTCCTGAAAATTTCGTAGCTTTTCCTGAAGGCATGGGTGCTATAGGTACGACAACTGTGGTACTTTGGATATTTGCCATTTTTCCGGGGGCGCTTACCAATCAAATGTCCTACCAGCGAATTTATGCCGCAAAGGATGCAAAAACTGCAAAACAGGGGTTCATCATTGCAGCAATTGCCGGGGTATTCTCTGGCGTATGGGCGTCCTTCATGGGGATATCCATATTGTCACAAAACGCGGGACTTGAAAATTCTGAGCTTGCTGCAGGCTGGTTTCTAACTCAGATTCCAACATGGTTTCTGGCAATCTACTCAGCATTTATTATTGCTACTATCATGTCTACGGTAAGTAGTGCTGTACAATCTGTAGTAGTAAATATTACAAATGATATTTATAAATCGTATATTAATCCGGAAGTAAAGGATCGGGATCTTGTTAAAGCTTCAAGAGGCCTTTCCGTTTTAATCGTTATTCTGGCAATTGTTTTATCATTGTATTATCCCCAGGCATTGGGATGGTTGCAAGCAACCTACGCTTATTCTGCAGCAGGATTGCTTGTGCCGATATTTTTGGGTATTGCGCTTCGCCGTACGAACTTCCTTTCAAAAAAAGGAGCAATGGGAGGTATCTTTTTAGGGGTGATTGGCGCAGCAGTTGCTCAAATCATAGATACAGCCATACCATATGCTGTTTACGGTGTCGTTGCTTCTTTGGTCGGTTTTATTCTAGTCAGCTTCATATTTAAAAATAAAAGTAATATGGAAAAAAAGGTTGCAGGTCTGTAA
- a CDS encoding GntR family transcriptional regulator → MLLEKNDSVPLYKQAKEYLEQKIASGEWEHGYKIPTEKELSELFKVSKITVKRAVLDLVNSGHLYRKSGKGTFVNYQEKTDLSGLVSIHNKFGDEKEYPHKTINFRKIKPDDEVRENLKLRAGDKVYHISRIKLEDGKASVIENSFIPANMVPDLTQDDIENELLYNIFSKKYALPLDKAKVFISTKAAGQQEASLLNISIGAQMLVLDRFTTVNEEHVIEYSQFMTVFKNAKYFLELNL, encoded by the coding sequence ATGTTATTGGAAAAAAACGACTCTGTACCGTTATATAAACAGGCGAAAGAATATCTTGAACAGAAGATAGCTTCCGGTGAGTGGGAACATGGATATAAAATTCCTACTGAAAAAGAGCTGTCAGAACTTTTTAAAGTAAGTAAAATCACCGTAAAACGAGCAGTTCTTGATTTGGTTAACAGTGGTCATTTATATCGTAAAAGCGGAAAAGGCACGTTTGTTAATTATCAGGAGAAAACAGATTTATCCGGGCTTGTATCCATACATAATAAATTTGGAGACGAAAAAGAGTATCCGCATAAAACGATAAATTTTAGAAAAATAAAACCAGATGATGAGGTAAGGGAAAATTTAAAGCTGAGAGCGGGTGATAAGGTATATCATATTTCCAGGATTAAACTGGAAGATGGGAAAGCTTCTGTTATTGAAAATTCGTTCATACCCGCAAATATGGTACCAGACTTAACACAAGATGATATAGAAAATGAGCTGCTCTATAATATATTTTCAAAAAAATATGCTCTTCCGTTAGATAAAGCCAAGGTGTTTATCTCAACCAAAGCAGCTGGACAGCAGGAAGCTTCTCTCTTAAATATCTCTATAGGAGCTCAGATGCTCGTATTAGACAGGTTTACAACAGTGAATGAAGAACATGTGATTGAATATTCACAGTTTATGACTGTATTTAAAAATGCAAAATACTTTCTAGAACTCAACCTTTAA
- a CDS encoding copper resistance D family protein — protein MVIVTQGLLYLCFSLLMGTMLGYAVLVTRMPKFHVPKWLLLVATAGVGLLAFVPVLTIIINFTANMDLWTAVQLVLFEFGTGRTWLFIFLISVLLFCLIAFGNIANDRMLSGVGLLFVVLLAIGQGASSHASELQVIWGTAVHTIHLLAVSVWAGLLFIFGWFTRTLVDWQRVLKWFTPLAITCVLVLVISGYFTMDVVTSDFSGESASVFNRFGNSWLIDYGQALLFKHLLLIPLLGYGIINGFLFRQRLEKDPGHQLQPWMKTESILILIVFSITAFIGEQALPNQIPAIIEQEGASSLFHAIYGQTVHPEMMVILDVGFMSVALFLLAAVFFICMIYIAKMKMHPALSFLMAMFLVLTGYLGLMLAVV, from the coding sequence ATGGTTATTGTAACACAGGGTCTCCTGTACTTATGCTTTTCTTTACTAATGGGTACGATGCTTGGATATGCTGTGTTGGTCACACGTATGCCCAAATTTCATGTGCCAAAATGGCTACTTCTAGTCGCAACAGCTGGTGTCGGGCTGCTTGCTTTTGTTCCTGTGCTTACAATCATTATCAATTTCACAGCAAATATGGATCTCTGGACTGCGGTTCAGTTAGTTTTATTCGAATTTGGTACCGGCAGAACCTGGTTGTTTATCTTTTTAATATCTGTACTGCTGTTTTGCCTGATTGCCTTTGGAAATATAGCAAATGACCGGATGCTTTCAGGTGTCGGTTTGCTGTTTGTTGTACTGCTGGCGATTGGCCAGGGTGCTTCCAGTCACGCTTCCGAACTTCAAGTGATTTGGGGTACTGCCGTACACACGATTCATTTGCTTGCAGTCAGCGTGTGGGCCGGTCTGCTGTTTATCTTTGGATGGTTTACCCGGACCCTTGTAGATTGGCAACGGGTTCTGAAATGGTTTACGCCACTCGCTATAACATGTGTCCTTGTTCTGGTTATATCCGGTTATTTTACAATGGATGTGGTTACAAGCGATTTTAGCGGAGAATCTGCGAGTGTTTTTAATCGTTTTGGAAACAGCTGGCTGATCGACTATGGTCAAGCATTGCTGTTCAAACATTTGCTGCTTATTCCGCTATTGGGCTACGGCATCATCAATGGCTTCCTGTTCCGTCAAAGGCTGGAGAAGGACCCAGGACATCAACTGCAGCCATGGATGAAGACGGAATCCATTCTTATTCTTATCGTATTTTCAATTACCGCATTCATCGGAGAACAAGCATTGCCTAACCAGATTCCGGCCATTATCGAACAGGAAGGGGCATCTTCCCTGTTTCATGCCATCTACGGTCAGACGGTTCATCCTGAAATGATGGTCATCCTTGATGTTGGATTTATGAGTGTAGCATTGTTTTTACTGGCAGCTGTGTTTTTTATATGTATGATTTATATTGCCAAAATGAAAATGCATCCCGCTCTGTCGTTTTTGATGGCTATGTTCCTTGTGCTCACTGGCTATCTTGGTCTAATGCTTGCTGTTGTCTGA